TTAAGGCCATCCCAAATCTGCCAAATAAACGGGCGATTTTGGAACAGCTTGCAGTGCTGAACGAAGAACTTATCGCGCAACCAAGCGTCCAGGCTGTTGGCTCCCACGGCGGCCAGCAGCTCTGCCTGCACATTAATATTCCAGGCCTCGCCATAGGCGGCTTCTAACATGTGCACCAAGCGATCGGCGGCGGCCGGTTCGCCACGCACGGCAGGTAAACAGGCAATGCCGTCGTCGTCCATTAATGCTAGTAGTGGCTCGCAAGCGTCTACCCATTGGCGCTGCTCGGGGGCCAGATCCATATCGCTGTCAAGTTCTGCCGGCCATCGGTAACCGAGCAGGCGCGCCAGAGCGACCTGCAGAACGGTGTCGTCTTTGCGTAATTCGCCAACAGCCGTGGCTTTATCCTGCAGGTGCCAGATCACCGAACCACAGGGGTGGCCATGGAAGATCCATTGGGTGGGGTCGTTGGTGTAGGGTTGAGGCAGGCCATTGGGGTATTTGTCTTGAGCAACACCCGACCAGTAATTAATGTCAAATGACACTTGGAGAAAGCTACCATTTGTAACGTTAAGCTTCTGATCTAACTCTCGAACAGTAGCCCTGAATTCAGCTGAGGATATAAATGCCCATACTGCCGGTAGCTCTTTCGAATCTGTAGGAATAAGTGGTGCAACATTCCCATCAAACTTATCACCATAATAAAGTGACCCAGGTAGATTTCTCATCTGCCCAACTATCACGCCTTTCCTATTAAACGCGAAACAATCTGGCCGAGGTCGCACCATCGCGGCCCCTTTAGTTCGCCAATCAACCGCATACGACTTGCCAACAAAATGACTTGTTTTAGTTGGTGCTGATTGAAAACCAATCCAACCGGGACATGATGGCATAACCTCCCAGTAGGATTTTCTCCATTGATCAGCGTCACCAGTAATAATCCCTTGGGGTGCAACAAGGTGAACGTCCAGTAGATTCCCATCTTGTTTATCTAATTTTTTTAGAATAACCTTTGCATCCGGATTATCTAGCTGTTTCAGCTGATCAACTGAATGAACTTCAGCGGATACCAGTTCCTCTGATTTTAGTTGTGCAGATTTGGCTTCAGACACATCGAGACCGCGCAGCTGATGCTGATTGGGTTGACCTAAGACGGA
This sequence is a window from Dasania marina DSM 21967. Protein-coding genes within it:
- a CDS encoding Eco57I restriction-modification methylase domain-containing protein, which codes for AAKIVEWDELSEALNQALATDSDDAHEAQIAAQGLAKAATLLAGQYSWVITNVPYLARGKQDAVLQKYCEKYYPAGKNDLATVFLDRCLELCTQGGNVSVVLPQNWLFLTSYKKIREKLLTHDTWEMLARLGPGAFDTISGEVVKAILVSISRGQRNKSVLGQPNQHQLRGLDVSEAKSAQLKSEELVSAEVHSVDQLKQLDNPDAKVILKKLDKQDGNLLDVHLVAPQGIITGDADQWRKSYWEVMPSCPGWIGFQSAPTKTSHFVGKSYAVDWRTKGAAMVRPRPDCFAFNRKGVIVGQMRNLPGSLYYGDKFDGNVAPLIPTDSKELPAVWAFISSAEFRATVRELDQKLNVTNGSFLQVSFDINYWSGVAQDKYPNGLPQPYTNDPTQWIFHGHPCGSVIWHLQDKATAVGELRKDDTVLQVALARLLGYRWPAELDSDMDLAPEQRQWVDACEPLLALMDDDGIACLPAVRGEPAAADRLVHMLEAAYGEAWNINVQAELLAAVGANSLDAWLRDKFFVQHCKLFQNRPFIWQIWDGL